Part of the Anaerolineales bacterium genome is shown below.
ACCGCCGTCGCAGTCACCTCCGGCCCCGGATCGTACACCGGTCTGCGTATCGGAATAGCCTATGCGAAAGGACTTGCGCTGTCGCACCAACTTCCGTTGATCGGGATCCCGACTCTGGATGTGCTGGCTCGAGGCCAGCCGAAGCGTTCGGAACCCATGCTGGCGGTGATCGAAGCTGGCCGCAAGCGAGTCGTCGGAATGTGGTACAAATGGGGGCGGAGTGGATGGAAACCACGCGGTGAAGCCGGAAATTATTCCTGGAAGGAAGTCATCTCGCAGCTTGAAAAGAAGAGTTACGTGTGTGGAGAGATCAGCACGGAGGCCCGCAAGAAATTAAAGGAACTATCCAACGTCCGTTTGGCCTCTCCCGCAGACTGCGTCCGACGTCCCGGAATACTTGCGGAATTGGCCTGGGAACGAATCCAAAAAGGCAAGCTTCCCGATATCGCAGCAGTCCGGCCAGTGTACCTCGACTCCGGAATCGAAAGTAGATGATGATCGTAGCAAAATCCACAACGACCATTCGCCCGATGACGGTTGAGGACATATCAGAGGTCCTCGAGATCGACCATCTATCGTTTCCCATCTCCTGGTCGGAACGTTCCTATCGGTACGAGTTGGAAAGCAATTCGGCCGCTCAATTACTGGTGGCGGAATACATCCACCCGGATCGAGTCGAGCTGGTTGGTTACATCGGGTTCTGGTTCGTCGTCGATGAAGTGCATATCAGCACCCTGGCGGTTCACCCCCATTACCGACGCCGAGGCATCGGAGCAGATTTGCTGGCCGACGCACTCGATTTGGCCGCGAATCTGGGAGGCGTCGTCGCAACGTTGGAGGTAAGGACATCCAATCAGGTAGCCATGCATTTGTATCAGCAGTTCGGTTTCGAAGTCGTCGGGCGAAGGAAAAACTACTATCAAGATAACCGGGAAGACGCCTGGCTCATGAAGCTGGATCATTTGGACGAATTTCGATCCGTGACGGGAGGTTCTGGGACGTGAATGCGGAGGAGGAACTAAAGCAGGTTGCTGCCGAGGTATCGGTTTGTGTCGATTGTAGGCTGCACCACTCACGCAAGAACGCTGTGCCCGGAGAAGGCCCGGCGAATGCCGATTTGATGTTCATCGGAGAAGGCCCGGGCTTTCATGAAAACGAACAAGGCCGTCCCTTCGTGGGCGCTGCAGGACGCTTTCTCGAAGAATTACTGGAAAGCATCGGTATGAAGCGTGAAGACGTTTTCATCGCAAATGTGGTTAAATGTAGACCGCCCGGCAATCGAGATCCTCAGGCCGACGAGATCGATGAATGCTCGAAGTACCTCGAGCGGCAAATCCGGGCCATAAATCCCAAGGTGATCGTTACCCTGGGACGGTTTTCGATGGGACGTTATTTTCCCGGGGCACGCATCAGCACCATTCACGGTCAGGCGCATGTCGTTAACCATCGCCTCATCGTGCCGATGTATCATCCTGCGGCGGCTTTACATCAACCTTCCTTGCGGCAGGTCGTGCAGGAGGATTTTTCCCGCCTGCCCGAGATGATCGCCAAGGGCGAAAGCATGCCGCCTTCCGACGCTGCTCCGCCTGTCGATGCGGAACAGCTCAATCTGTTCTAAAACCCAACGCGGGAGTACATGAGGCTTATGTCGAAGCAAAAGAATTCCTTGCCGGTTGCCGCGCAAGAATTGATAAACAAGTTTACGAAGCATGAGGCGCATCTCGGCGTTATCGGTTTGGGATACGTCGGCCTTCCATTGGTGGTCGTACTCGCCGAAGCCGGCTACGTCGTGACGGGAGTCGACGCGGACGCCGATAAGGTGGCACACATCCAACGCGGAGAAAGCTACATCGAAGACGTACCCGGCGAGAAGATCGCAGCCCTGGTTCGTGAAGGTCGTATCTCTGCCTCCACGTCGTACGAGGCGCTGGCAGACATCGACGGCGTGAGTATCTGCGTACCTACTCCGCTGCGGAAAACGGGCGATCCCGATCTGTCGTACATCGTTTCCGCAACGCAGTCTCTGGTCCCTTATTTACATGAAGGAATGGTCGTTGTGCTCGAATCGACGACCTACCCGGGCACGACTCGCGAAATGGTCCTGCCGGAATTGGAAAAGGAAGGGCTCGTCGTCGGGGAGCATATTTTCCTGGCTTTTTCCCCCGAACGCGTCGACCCGGGCCGGGAGGATTGGACCACGCTGAACACACCCAAGGTTATCGGAGGCATTACACCGGTCTGCACGCAGGTGGCGGCCACGATGTACGCACAGGCGATGAAAAACGTCGTGCCGGCCAGTTCTACGGAAGTGGCGGAGATGGCGAAGCTGCTCGAAAACACGTTTCGCGCCGTGAACATCGCCCTGGTAAACGAAATGGCGCTCATGTGTGACCGGCTGGGAATCGACGTGTGGGAGGTGATCGAGGCTGCGTCGACGAAGCCCTTCGGGTTCATGAAGTTCACGCCGGGCCCCGGATTGGGAGGGCACTGTATTCCCATCGACCCGCTGTATCTTTCTTGGAAGTTGAAGAGCGTTAAATACAACGCCCACATCATCGACCTGGCGAGTGAGATCAATACCAACATGCCCCGTTACGTCGTCCAACGCATCCAGAACGCTTTGAACGATCAAGCCAGGGCGATCCGCGGATCGAATCTACTCGTACTTGGCGTGGCGTACAAGGCCGACGTCTCCGACATGCGTGAGTCACCTGCGCTGGACGTGATCGGCTTGCTGCGCGAGAAAGGTGCGCAGGTGGCGTATTACGATCCGTTCGTGCCCTCGATCCGGCACGAAGGCTGGGATCTCGTTTCGGTTTCGGACCTCGTTCCTGCCGTACAAGAGGCGGACTGCGTCGTGATCATCACCGATCACAGCGAGGTCGATTACGCCGCTG
Proteins encoded:
- the tsaB gene encoding tRNA (adenosine(37)-N6)-threonylcarbamoyltransferase complex dimerization subunit type 1 TsaB, which translates into the protein MGQFALGGRDAARFALRSPRGALRTDAASFPSNDFRGLSVLLTLDTATRMIGIALHDGENLLAESLWLGGRRHTVLLAPEVALMLRKINRTADALTAVAVTSGPGSYTGLRIGIAYAKGLALSHQLPLIGIPTLDVLARGQPKRSEPMLAVIEAGRKRVVGMWYKWGRSGWKPRGEAGNYSWKEVISQLEKKSYVCGEISTEARKKLKELSNVRLASPADCVRRPGILAELAWERIQKGKLPDIAAVRPVYLDSGIESR
- the rimI gene encoding ribosomal protein S18-alanine N-acetyltransferase, encoding MMIVAKSTTTIRPMTVEDISEVLEIDHLSFPISWSERSYRYELESNSAAQLLVAEYIHPDRVELVGYIGFWFVVDEVHISTLAVHPHYRRRGIGADLLADALDLAANLGGVVATLEVRTSNQVAMHLYQQFGFEVVGRRKNYYQDNREDAWLMKLDHLDEFRSVTGGSGT
- a CDS encoding uracil-DNA glycosylase: MNAEEELKQVAAEVSVCVDCRLHHSRKNAVPGEGPANADLMFIGEGPGFHENEQGRPFVGAAGRFLEELLESIGMKREDVFIANVVKCRPPGNRDPQADEIDECSKYLERQIRAINPKVIVTLGRFSMGRYFPGARISTIHGQAHVVNHRLIVPMYHPAAALHQPSLRQVVQEDFSRLPEMIAKGESMPPSDAAPPVDAEQLNLF
- a CDS encoding nucleotide sugar dehydrogenase, which codes for MSKQKNSLPVAAQELINKFTKHEAHLGVIGLGYVGLPLVVVLAEAGYVVTGVDADADKVAHIQRGESYIEDVPGEKIAALVREGRISASTSYEALADIDGVSICVPTPLRKTGDPDLSYIVSATQSLVPYLHEGMVVVLESTTYPGTTREMVLPELEKEGLVVGEHIFLAFSPERVDPGREDWTTLNTPKVIGGITPVCTQVAATMYAQAMKNVVPASSTEVAEMAKLLENTFRAVNIALVNEMALMCDRLGIDVWEVIEAASTKPFGFMKFTPGPGLGGHCIPIDPLYLSWKLKSVKYNAHIIDLASEINTNMPRYVVQRIQNALNDQARAIRGSNLLVLGVAYKADVSDMRESPALDVIGLLREKGAQVAYYDPFVPSIRHEGWDLVSVSDLVPAVQEADCVVIITDHSEVDYAAVLQNARLIFDSRNALGRLGLDGPQVVKL